From Pseudomonadota bacterium, a single genomic window includes:
- a CDS encoding NirA family protein, with protein MSSTHERSELDVVGSDSLNTVAAVPIRFREAHSRLKDTPDGFSEDQKRYLADTLVKLNLHLALGVRPEAKASEVPESFWGTPVEDLCKEEKRKYEQHVLDIWNDIVRSNDTNHMLEGLDQFASRHFGLFNVAPAMAGYMVRMRIPACELRGDQLVVLGDIAEELAGGYAHVTTRGSFQLREIPPNRILEMLGRFRDHGLSCKGTGADSARNITCSPTAGFDPQELTDLRSYAHRLSDRILNNRDYQGIPRKFNTAFDNAGTTSCVADTNDIGFIAVRVGENTDGVEPGVYCRLTLGGITGHLDFARDTGFVCRPEDTPEIADAILRVFVQHGDRTNRKKARFKYLLDTHGFDWVCARTQEALDNYGNGVKLIPLSTRFDAPRPAINRQGHIGVHDQAQPGYKYIGVALRLGRITPAQLRGLGRIAMTFGGNDVRLTVWQNLIIPHIPEADVERVVSEINGLGLRTQATAFEAGAVACTGRWACKFGNAYTKEDGSAIVDHLNARFELDQPINIHLTGCPNSCAQHYIGDLGLVGTTTEDGSEGYNVVVGGGVDGDQALARFLCGPVASRDICALSERIVANYLKARDGSDSFIAFANKHDDAQLQSILLAH; from the coding sequence ATGTCTTCAACGCACGAACGGTCCGAGTTGGACGTGGTGGGGTCCGACTCCCTCAACACGGTTGCGGCCGTACCAATCCGGTTTCGTGAGGCACACTCGCGGTTGAAAGACACACCAGACGGGTTCTCGGAGGACCAGAAGCGCTACCTCGCGGACACACTGGTCAAGCTCAACCTGCACCTCGCACTGGGCGTCCGCCCGGAGGCGAAAGCGTCGGAGGTGCCCGAGTCGTTCTGGGGCACGCCGGTCGAAGACCTGTGCAAGGAAGAGAAACGCAAGTACGAACAGCACGTCCTTGATATCTGGAACGACATCGTACGAAGCAACGACACAAATCACATGCTCGAGGGTCTCGATCAGTTCGCCTCCCGGCATTTCGGCCTCTTCAACGTTGCGCCCGCGATGGCGGGCTACATGGTCAGGATGCGCATCCCCGCATGCGAACTGCGCGGCGACCAACTGGTCGTGCTGGGTGACATCGCAGAGGAACTCGCGGGCGGCTACGCACACGTGACCACACGTGGCAGTTTTCAGCTGCGTGAAATCCCGCCCAACCGCATTCTGGAAATGCTCGGCCGGTTTCGCGATCACGGCCTGTCGTGCAAGGGCACAGGTGCGGATAGCGCGCGCAACATCACCTGCTCGCCAACGGCTGGATTCGATCCGCAGGAGCTCACGGACTTGCGATCCTACGCGCATCGCCTGAGTGATCGCATCTTGAACAACCGGGACTATCAGGGCATCCCGCGCAAGTTCAACACGGCGTTTGACAACGCCGGTACCACGTCGTGCGTCGCCGACACCAACGACATCGGGTTCATCGCCGTCCGAGTGGGTGAGAACACCGACGGCGTCGAACCGGGCGTCTACTGCCGCCTCACGCTCGGTGGCATCACCGGCCATCTCGACTTTGCCCGCGACACCGGTTTCGTCTGCCGGCCGGAGGACACACCCGAAATTGCCGACGCCATCCTCAGAGTCTTCGTGCAGCACGGCGACCGGACCAACCGCAAGAAGGCGCGCTTCAAATACCTTCTTGACACACACGGTTTTGACTGGGTGTGCGCGCGCACACAGGAGGCACTCGACAATTACGGCAACGGCGTGAAGCTCATACCCTTGTCCACCCGCTTTGACGCGCCGCGTCCGGCCATCAACCGCCAGGGGCACATCGGCGTGCACGACCAGGCGCAGCCCGGTTACAAGTACATCGGCGTTGCGCTGAGGCTCGGCCGGATCACACCCGCACAGTTGCGTGGCCTTGGCCGCATTGCCATGACCTTTGGCGGCAACGACGTGCGATTGACCGTGTGGCAGAACCTCATCATTCCGCACATCCCGGAGGCCGATGTCGAGCGCGTGGTCAGCGAGATAAACGGACTCGGCCTGCGCACCCAGGCCACCGCCTTCGAGGCCGGCGCAGTGGCCTGTACGGGTCGGTGGGCCTGCAAATTCGGCAACGCCTACACGAAAGAAGACGGCAGCGCGATCGTCGATCACTTGAACGCGCGATTCGAACTCGACCAACCAATCAACATCCACCTGACGGGTTGCCCGAACTCCTGCGCGCAACACTACATCGGCGACTTGGGCCTGGTCGGCACCACCACCGAAGACGGCAGCGAGGGCTACAACGTGGTCGTCGGTGGGGGTGTAGACGGTGACCAGGCACTGGCGCGGTTTCTCTGTGGCCCAGTCGCCTCACGCGACATCTGTGCGCTGTCGGAACGGATCGTGGCCAACTACCTGAAGGCACGCGACGGCAGTGACAGTTTCATCGCCTTTGCCAACAAGCACGACGATGCGCAACTCCAATCGATTCTCCTCGCGCACTGA
- a CDS encoding alpha/beta fold hydrolase, translating to MFRGLLIAVSATLTLLVTLVAAAQLFTPNDPLYTPSSALPDYRQPSFDAYVDDTRQWIADNRVFLTDNPTAEVDANAPFELEPTGNAPATRGVLLVHGLGDSPFYLRDIAAALVDQGFRVRTLLLPGHGTRPADLTLPVYDDWRNLVAHHVRLLQAEVEGVWLGGFSTGANLVTAYAAQHDTVRGLLLFSPAFVPRDVLHVLAPLANHVIDWIDFDPHESNYTRYSTLAMNGGALLSQSVAEVRERLDAHPYTGPTLIVVSEHDSVVNAEAVLRRFQTRFTHLSSRLVWYGNGALDDPRVTSLPAALPEHRISTFSHMGVLFAPHNPYYGKNGSQRICDNGQDEDAEAACPTNDAIWFSSFDHIEAGKTHARLTWNPHFGALVETIRRVVE from the coding sequence ATGTTTCGAGGCCTTCTGATCGCAGTCAGCGCCACACTGACGTTGCTGGTGACGCTCGTGGCGGCAGCCCAGCTCTTCACACCGAATGACCCGTTGTACACGCCGTCCAGCGCGCTGCCCGACTACCGGCAGCCGAGCTTCGACGCCTATGTGGACGACACGCGGCAGTGGATCGCCGACAACCGCGTGTTTCTGACCGACAACCCGACGGCCGAGGTGGACGCCAACGCGCCCTTCGAACTCGAGCCAACTGGCAACGCGCCCGCGACCCGGGGCGTGCTGCTGGTCCACGGCCTGGGCGACTCGCCGTTCTACCTGCGGGACATCGCCGCCGCCCTGGTCGACCAGGGCTTTCGGGTACGGACACTGTTGTTGCCGGGGCACGGGACCCGACCGGCCGACCTGACGCTGCCGGTCTACGACGACTGGCGCAATCTGGTCGCACACCATGTGCGCCTGTTGCAGGCCGAGGTCGAGGGGGTGTGGCTCGGCGGGTTCTCGACCGGCGCGAACCTCGTCACCGCCTACGCCGCCCAGCACGACACGGTCCGCGGGTTGTTGCTGTTCTCGCCGGCCTTCGTGCCACGCGACGTCCTGCACGTGCTGGCGCCACTCGCCAACCATGTCATCGACTGGATCGACTTCGACCCGCACGAGAGCAACTACACCCGCTACAGCACCCTCGCGATGAACGGCGGCGCGCTGTTGTCACAGTCCGTCGCCGAGGTTCGCGAGCGACTCGATGCACACCCCTACACCGGGCCGACGTTGATTGTGGTCAGCGAGCACGACAGTGTGGTCAACGCCGAGGCGGTGTTGCGGCGTTTCCAGACCCGTTTCACGCACCTGTCCAGTCGCCTCGTCTGGTACGGCAACGGTGCGCTCGACGACCCGCGGGTGACGTCCCTGCCCGCAGCGCTGCCCGAACACCGCATCAGCACCTTCTCCCACATGGGCGTGCTGTTCGCCCCGCATAACCCCTACTACGGCAAGAACGGCAGCCAGCGGATCTGCGACAACGGCCAGGACGAGGATGCCGAGGCCGCTTGCCCGACGAACGACGCGATCTGGTTCTCGAGCTTCGACCACATCGAAGCCGGAAAGACCCACGCCAGACTGACGTGGAATCCGCACTTTGGCGCGCTCGTCGAGACGATCCGTCGGGTGGTCGAGTGA